A window of the Cheilinus undulatus linkage group 21, ASM1832078v1, whole genome shotgun sequence genome harbors these coding sequences:
- the mcoln1b gene encoding mucolipin-1b, whose amino-acid sequence MASSGYIQDSATEKDRLLSAERSYGSSEVLGDCRPRVLVSSDPHCKQHEDEEEEEEEALRRKLKYFFMSPCDKYHAKGRKPFKLGLQLLKIIIVTVQLVLFGLSNQMVVTFKEENTAAFKHLFLKGFQDNVPQAVHTQKDLYSHIYFAIEQYLALPQLSLGRYAYVLGVGANDSALSLCQRYYRKGTIDPVNDTFDIDPHVVTDCFGLNPLNYSAAAGVSDYKNFTLKFYKLINVTIDFQLKAINIQTIINNEIPDCYTFAITIVMDNKAHSGKVKISLQNQATIKECRDPNVKGHAENYAREFFDVLVAFVCLLSLLLCGRSILRGVMLQNEYVHFFKHRLGRSVSWGDRMEFINGWYILLTISDMFTIIGSFIKIGIESKNISSYDICGILLGTSTLLVWVGVIRYLSFFQKYNILIVTLRAAFPNVIRFCCCAAAIYLGYCFCGWIVLGPYHAKFRSLSMVSECLFSLINGDDMFVTFAEMEQSGTLVWIFSQVYLYTFISLFIYMVLSLFIALITGAYDTIMAHTQEQVRVSSLHTFIAECTDTPSSGKFRGPEGSSCSFLCCCEW is encoded by the exons AGAAGGACCGGCTCCTGTCTGCTGAGCGCAGTTATGGCTCCAGTGAGGTTCTCGGTGACTGTCGGCCCAGAGTTTTGGTGAGCTCTGATCCACACTGTAAGCAGCACGAggatgaggaagaagaggaggaagaggccCTGAGGAGGAAGCTCAAATACTTCTTCATGAGCCCGTGTGATAAATATCACGCCAAGGGACGCAAACCTTTTAAACTGGGCCTGCAACTGCTCAAAATCATCATCGTGACCGTGCAG TTGGTGCTGTTTGGTCTGAGTAACCAGATGGTGGTGACGTTTAAAGAGGAGAACACGGCGGCGTTCAAACATCTTTTCCTGAAAGGTTTCCAGGACAACGTTCCTCAGGCCGTGCACACACAGAAGGACCTGTACAGCCACATCTACTTCGCCATCGAGCAG TACTTGGCTCTGCCTCAGCTCTCTCTGGGTCGCTACGCCTACGTTTTGGGCGTCGGTGCAAACGACAGCGCCCTCTCCCTTTGCCAGAGGTACTACAGGAAGGGAACCATCGACCCCGTCAATGACACCTTCGATATCGACCCTCACGTCGTCACCG ATTGTTTTGGACTGAATCCACTGAACTACAGCGCTGCTGCAGGAGTCAGTGACTACAAGAACTTCACTCTCAAGTTCTACAA GCTGATCAATGTGACGATCGACTTCCAGCTGAAGGCGATCAACATTCAGACCATCATAAATAATGAGATTCCTGACTGCTACACCTTCGCTATCACG ATCGTCATGGACAACAAAGCTCACAGCGGGAAAGTGAAGATCAGTCTGCAGAACCAGGCGACCATAAAGGAGTGTAGGGACCCCAATGTCAAAGGACACG CGGAGAATTACGCCCGGGAGTTCTTTGACGTGTTGGTGGCGTTCGTGTGTctgctgtctctgctgctgtgcgGTCGCTCCATCCTCAGAGGAGTCATGCTGCAGAAC GAGTACGTGCACTTTTTCAAACATAGGCTCGGCCGCAGTGTGAGCTGGGGAGACCGGATGGAATTCATCAACGGTTGGTACATCCTCCTCACCATCAGCGACATGTTCACCATCATCGGCAGTTTCATCAAGATCGGCATCGAGTCCAAG AACATCTCCTCATACGACATCTGTGGCATCCTGTTGGGAACGTCCACCCTGCTGGTTTGGGTGGGAGTCATCCGCTACCTCAGCTTCTTCCAGAAATACAAC ATCTTGATTGTGACCCTCAGAGCCGCCTTTCCCAACGTCATCCGCTTCTGTTGCTGTGCAGCTGCTATCTATTTGGGATATTGCTTTTGTGGATGGATCGTGCTGGGGCCATATCATGCAAAG TTCCGCTCCCTGTCCATGGTCTCCGAGTGTCTCTTCTCTCTGATAAACGGAGACGACATGTTCGTGACATTTGCAGAGATGGAGCAGAGCGGCACGCTGGTGTGGATCTTTAGCCAGGTCTACCTCTACACCTTCATCTCCCTCTTCATCTACATGGTGCTGTCGCTCTTCATTGCACTCATCACTGGAGCCTACGACACCATCATG GCGCACACACAGGAGCAGGTGCGTGTCAGCAGCCTGCACACGTTCATCGCAGAGTGCACGGACACGCCCAGCTCTGGAAAGTTCCGCGGGCCCGAGGGGTCGTCATGCtccttcctctgctgctgtgagtggtga